From the genome of Kryptolebias marmoratus isolate JLee-2015 linkage group LG19, ASM164957v2, whole genome shotgun sequence, one region includes:
- the LOC108242528 gene encoding NACHT, LRR and PYD domains-containing protein 3 encodes MSRKEKKKAVIPAQEELVLKALKDLEDKEFKEFKWFLQKSDVLGCLPVIPKSKIKNADRTDTVDQMLQTYCENTLEVTKMVLRKLERNDLVKILAGLNSEPVSESFAECQKNLKSNIFLKRTKFQEEIYTEVYLAVTESREVSMQHEIRQVEAASRKTTRPEKAIKYKDIFKDRPGRDEPVKKVLTTGVSGIGKTLLTEKFCLDWADDRANQDIHFLFPFTFRELNVLKEKKFSLIELIQHFFPETKDAEISNFEEYRLVFVFDGLDESRLPLDFRTNKIVTDVTETASVDVLLTNLIKGKLLPSARLWITTRPTAANQIPDGSVDVVTEILGFNDAQKLDYFKKKCKDDQLVNRIMSYIKTSPALNTMCHIPVCCWIMATVLEEVMKTREEEELPKTLTELYINFLQIQSIFNNRNGLELEWSAPSKEKILNLGKLAFEQLQKGILIFYESDLTKSGINLKSVSLYTGMFTDIFKEETGQNQDKAFRFTHLSVQEFLAALYVHLKFMNSDVNLLDESGYWMLSMRKTNLHHSAVDKALQSPNGHLDLFLRFLLCLSLPTNQKLLNGLLQKKNNSQTNQDTIKFIKDRLDSGLSTEKTINLFHCLKDLNDHSLVEETKQSMSSGRLSMESLSPAQWSALVFILLSSEEEMDMFDLKKYSASEQAFLRLLPVLETAKRALLGFCNLSKRSLEVMSSVLSAQYNILKELDLSNNELQDSGVKLLSSGLESPHCSLEILRLSGCELSWTSCETLASIISTQSSCLKELDVSNNELKDSGVESLSTGLRNSNCTLEILRLSGCQITVNGCKYLASALSANPNHMKELDLSYNHPGDEGIEILSNRVKHHQYQLETLKADDCGEQRLQNGLKKYVCELELDLNTAHRNLKVSDDRKTVTVVREEQPYPDHLERFEHCCWQVLCKNGLAGRSYWEVEMKGPVIIAVSYKRISRRGNTADCRLGWNDQCWSLVCTEKGCSFWHNKEEKTVSFYYSSLMPNRIGVYVDYSTGTVSFYNATSNPMLHLYTFHTKFTAPVYPAFGFGFGLWSYDSTVSLCDL; translated from the exons aTGAGCCGAAAG gagaaaaagaaagctgtTATTCCTGCCCAGGAGGAGTTGGTCTTAAAAGCGCTGAAAGACCTGGAAGACAAAGAGTTTAAAGAATTCAAATGGTTTCTACAAAAGTCTGATGTCCTGGGCTGCTTGCCAGTGATCCCAAAGAGCAAAATTAAAAACGCAGACCGGACAGACACGGTGGATCAGATGCTACAGACCTACTGTGAAAATACTCTGGAGGTGACTAAAATGGTTCTGAGGAAGCTCGAACGGAACGACCTCGTGAAGATTCTTGCTGGTTTAAACTCCGAGCCGGTGTCTG AGAGTTTTGCTGAGTGCCAGAAAAATCTCAAGTCCAACATATTTCTCAAACGCACAAAGTTTCAAGAGGAAATCTACACAGAGGTTTACCTGGCAGTCACAGAGAGCAGAGAAGTTAGCATGCAACATGAGATCAGACAGGTTGAAGCAGCATCCAGAAAAACCACAAGACCAGAAAAAGCCATCAAATACAAGGATATCTTTAAAGACCGACCTGGAAGAGATGAGCCGGTCAAAAAGGTCCTGACAACCGGAGTGTCCGGCATCGGAAAAACACTGCTAACAGAGAAGTTCTGTCTGGACTGGGCTGACGACAGAGCCAACCAGGacatccacttcctgttcccgtttaccttcagagagctgaatgtgctgaaagagaaaaagttcagtttgaTCGAACTTATTCAGCACTTTTTCCCCGAAACCAAAGACGCAGAAATCTCCAACTTTGAAGAGTATCGGCTTGTGTTCGTCTTCGATGGTCTGGATGAGAGTCGGCTTCCTCTGGACTTCCGCACCAACAAGATTGTGACTGACGTCACAGAGACCGCCTCAGTGGATGTGCTGCTGACGAACCTCATCAAGGGAAAGCTGCTTCCTTCTGCTCGCCTCTGGATAACCACAAGACCtacagcagccaatcagatccctGATGGAAGTGTTGACGTGGTGACAGAAATCCTTGGGTTCAATGATGCTCAGAAACTGGACTACTTCAAGAAGAAATGCAAAGATGACCAGCTTGTCAACAGAATTATGTCTTACATCAAGACATCTCCAGCCCTGAACACCATGTGCCACATCCCGGTCTGCTGCTGGATCATGGCTACGGTTCTGGAGGAAGTGATGAAAaccagagaggaagaagagctgCCCAAGACCCTGACCGAGCTCTACATCAACTTCCTGCAGATTCAGTCCATATTTAACAACAGAAATGGTCTAGAGCTGGAATGGAGTGCACCAAGCAAGGAGAAGATTCTCAATCTGGGAAAACTGGCCtttgagcagctgcagaaaggtATCCTGATCTTCTACGAGTCAGACCTGACGAAGAGCGGAATCAATCTCAAATCAGTCTCTCTGTACACGGGCATGTTCACTGACATCTTTAAAGAAGAGACCGGGCAGAACCAGGACAAGGCGTTCCGCTTCACTCATCTGAGCGTCCAGGAGTTCCTCGCTGCTCTTTATGTTCATCTGAAGTTCATGAACTCTGATGTCAATCTGCTGGATGAGTCGGGTTACTGGATGCTGTCCATGCGTAAAACCAATCTTCACCACAGCGCTGTGGACAAGGCCTTACAAAGTCCAAATGGACATCTGGACTTGTTCCTGCGCTTCCTCCTGTGTCTTTCACTGCCAACCAATCAGAAGCTCTTAAACGGtctgctgcaaaagaaaaacaactcgCAGACCAATCAGGACACAATCAAGTTCATTAAGGACAGGCTTGATAGTGGTCTGTCTACAGAGAAAACCATCAACCTGTTCCACTGTCTGAAGGACCTGAACGACCATTCTCTGGTGGAGGAGACCAAGCAGTCCATGAGTTCAGGACGTCTCTCCATGGAGTCACTGTCTCCTGCTCAGTGGTCAGCTCTGGTCTTCATCTTACTGTCATCAGAAGAAGAGATGGACATGTTTGACTTGAAGAAATACTCTGCTTCAGAACAAGCTTTTCTGAGGCTGCTGCCGGTGCTCGAAACTGCAAAACGAGCTCT tttgggtttttgcAACCTGTCAAAGAGAAGTCTGGAAGTCATGTCGTCAGTTCTCAGCGCCCAGTACAACATTCTGAAGGAGCTGGACCTGAGCAACAACGagctgcaggattcaggagtgaagctgcTCTCCAGTGGATTGGAGAGTCCACACTGTTCACTGGAGATTCTCAG GCTGAGCGGCTGTGAGTTGTCGTGGACAAGTTGTGAGACTCTGGCATCAATCATCAGCACTCAGTCCTCTTGTCTCAAAGAGTTGGACGTGAGTAACAACGAGCTGAAGGATTCAGGCGTGGAGTCGTTATCCACCGGCCTGAGGAACTCAAACTGCACACTGGAAATTCTCAG ACTGTCGGGATGTCAGATTACAGTGAACGGCTGCAAATATCTGGCCTCAGCTCTGAGCGCCAACCCCAACCACATGAAAGAGCTGGACCTGAGCTACAACCACCCGGGAGACGAAGGAATCGAGATCCTGTCAAATAGAGTCAAACACCATCAGTACCAACTGGAAACTCTCAA AGCGGACGACTGTGGAGAACAGCGGCTGCAGAATGGTCTGAAGAAAT ATGTCTGTGAGCTTGAACTGGATCTGAACACAGCCCACAGAAACCTCAAAGTGTCTGACGACAGGAAGACGGTGACTGTAGTCAGAGAAGAGCAGCCGTATCCTGACCACCTGGAGCGATTCGAGCACTGCTGCTGGCAGGTGCTGTGTAAGAACGGCCTGGCCGGTCGCAGTTACTGGGAGGTGGAGATGAAGGGACCTGTTATCATAGCAGTGAGTTACAAAAGAATCAGCAGGAGAGGAAACACGGCCGACTGCAGGCTCGGCTGGAACGATCAGTGCTGGAGTTTGGTCTGCACTGAAAAAGGTTGTTCCTTTTGgcacaacaaagaagaaaaaacagtttctttttattactccTCCTTGATGCCCAACAGAATCGGAGTGTATGTGGACTATTCCACTGGCACCGTGTCCTTCTACAATGCTACCTCTAACCCAATGCTTCACCTCTACACTTTCCACACCAAATTCACTGCTCCCGTTTACCCAGCCTTTGGCTTCGGCTTCGGCTTGTGGTCGTACGACTCCACGGTGTCTCTGTGTGACCTGTAG
- the LOC108242522 gene encoding photoreceptor outer segment membrane glycoprotein 2-like, whose translation MAVGKVTFTKAEREKLAEVLWLLNWISVVTGAILFGMGIFLKVEIQKWQEVMSEQGILYVPHMLITTGLAACGINYLGSKICLDCADTNKFLRWKLVMMPYIICTFFFTACVLAGALLCYSIRSQLEESLYLGLRNAMHYYKDTDTPGRCYLKRTLDLLQIQFQCCGNTGYRDWFQVQWISSRFLDMTNSDVVDRLRSNVEGKYLMDSVPFSCCSSLSPRPCVQHRLRSSSEDFGSDGQNQQLNLWRRGCRQALLDHYTGIMQSIGLTVFLIWLFELLVLTGVRYLQTAMENVIRLGDPDSESDGWILEKSLAETACYNFDIIKNLGKCYQVDDDPNINVPTAAAEQEVPSQQVQVQVQDQVQVQVQDQDQGTS comes from the exons ATGGCAGTCGGTAAGGTAACCTTCACCAAGGCTGAGAGAGAAAAGCTGGCTGAAGTTCTCTGGCTGCTCAACTGGATCTCTGTGGTGACCGGAGCCATCCTCTTCGGGATGGGCATTTTCCTTAAAGTGGAGATCCAGAAGtggcaggaagtgatgtcagaGCAGGGGATCCTCTACGTGCCACACATGCTCATCACCACAGGACTGGCTGCCTGCGGCATCAACTACCTGGGCAGTAAGATCTGCCTGGACTGCGCGGACACAAACAAGTTCCTGCGCTGGAAGCTGGTGATGATGCCGTACATCATCTGCACCTTCTTCTTCACCGCCTGCGTCCTGGCAGGGGCGCTCCTCTGCTACAGCATCCGCAGCCAGCTGGAGGAGTCCCTCTACCTGGGCCTGAGGAATGCCATGCACTACTACAAGGACACAGACACGCCGGGACGCTGCTACCTAAAGAGAACTTTGGACTTGTTGCAAATCCAGTTCCAGTGCTGCGGGAACACCGGCTACCGGGACTGGTTCCAGGTCCAGTGGATCAGCAGCCGCTTCCTAGACATGACCAACAGTGATGTGGTGGA CCGTCTGAGGAGTAACGTGGAGGGGAAGTACCTGATGGACAGCGTgcccttcagctgctgcagctccctCTCCCCTCGGCCCTGCGTCCAGCACCGGCTCCGGAGCTCCTCGGAGGACTTCGGCTCCGACGggcagaaccagcagctgaaccTGTGGAGGCGGGGCTGCAGGCAGGCGCTGCTGGACCACTACACCGGCATCATGCAGTCCATCGGCCTCACCGTCTTCCTCATCTGGCTCTTTGAG ctgctggttctgaccGGAGTTCGGTACCTGCAGACGGCCATGGAGAACGTGATCCGGCTGGGGGACCCGGACTCGGAGTCAGACGGCTGGATCCTTGAGAAAAGTCTGGCAGAAACGGCCTGCTACAACTTCGACATCATCAAGAACCTGGGGAAGTGCTACCAGGTGGACGACGACCCCAACATCAATGTCCCGACGGCGGCGGCTGAGCAGGAGGTGCCGTCCCagcaggtccaggtccaggtccaggaccaggtccaggtccaggtccaggaccaggaccaggggACCAGCTAA